The genomic region ATCCTGGCAGAGCGCCCGGCGATGGTGGTCGTGCGCAACGCCTATCGCGGCGAACGGCCGGAACAGCGCGCACGCACGCTCGCGGCGATGAACGACGGCTATCGGCTGCGCGCAGTGCGGCCGCTGGGCGACCAGCAGGTTGCGGTCTTTGCCCGGAGCGAGGCGCGATGACCGCCGAACGCCGGCTGCTCGCGTCGATTCACGATGTGAGCCCGCGCTTCGAGTCGCAGATCGATGCGCTCGTCGATCGATTGTCCGCGCGGCTCGGCGGCACGCGCTTCGCGATGCTGGTGGTGCCGGATCATTGGAACCGAGCGCCGCTCGCCGCCGATCGCGGATTTCAGGCGCGGCTGCGCAATTGGGCCGATGCGGGTGTGGAGATGTTCGTCCACGGCTGGTCGCATCTCGACGACAGCAGCCATGCGAATGCCGCCGATGCGCTGCGCGCACGCCACCTGACCGCCGGCGAAGGCGAGTTCCTGGGCCTTGACCAGGGCGAGGCGCTGCGCCGCATGCGCCGCGGCAAGGCGCTGATCGAAGAGGTGATCGGCAGGCCGGCGGCCGGCTTCATCGCGCCTGCCTGGCTCTATTCGGAGGGCACGCGCAGCGCACTGACGGAAGCAGGCTTCGCGCTGGCCGAGGATCATCTGCGGGTCTGGCGCCCGGCCAGCGGCGCAGTGGTCGCGAAGGGCCCGGTCATTACCTGGGCCAGCCGCAGCCGATCACGCCAGCTCAGCTCGCTGGCCGCCGCCGCCGTGCTGCGCCAGGCGATGCGGCGGGCGCCAATCGTGCGGGTTGCAGTGCATCCGGGGGATACGAGCGTGCCGCGGCTTCTGGAGAGCATCGATCGGACGCTCGCCACGCTGCTGCGCGGGCGGAAGCCCGGCCGTTACGAAGCGCTCGCCGCCAGCTGAGGCGGCGGCGCGACTCCGAGCCGCTTCGCGTCGACCAGCGTGGCGTAATAGTCGACCAGATCGCGTGCGTGATCGGTGTCGGTGCGCACCTGCCCGGCGGCGTGGCGCGCCGCGGCACGCAGGATCGCCGGTTCGCGAGTGAACAGTCGCCGGGTCGCCTCCGCGGCGGACCGCGCGTCGCAGGCCCTGTAGGTTTCGGCGAACAGCGGGTCCGCGATCTCCGAACAGCCGCCTTCATCGGGCACGATCAGCGCGAGCCCGGATGCGAGCGCCTCGGAGCCGACCAGCCCGAACGTCTCGGTTTCGTTGCCGTGAATCAGCGCGTCGCAGCTCGCCATGATCCGCGCCAGCCGGAGCCGGTCGTACACCGGCGCGAACAGCCGCACATGAGGGCTGTCTGCAGTGCGCCGCTCGATCGCGCGCCGGTCCACGCCGTCGCCGATCAGCACGAGCCCGATCGGAAGCGTGGCGGCGGCCGCCTCGACTGCATCGATCACCATCGGCCAGCGCTTTTCCGGATGATGCCGGCCAAGCCCGAGCAACAAATGCCCCTCCGGCGGCAGGCCGCACTGCTCGAGCAGCGCCGCACGCAGCTTCTCGTCCCGCAGCGCGGGCGAGAAATAGCCGCGGTCAATCCCCAGCGGCTCGGCGCGATCGACCGGCAGACCACGCCGCTCGAACCGGCCGCGCATCGTCTCGCTGTTGGTGACGACCGCGTCGAACTTGGCCAGGAAGCGCCCCATGTAGCGCGAATAGAAGCCGAACATCTCCTCGACCCGGCGCGGCGAGGCGACTCCTTCGAGCCAGCGCTGGGGATAGGCGGCGATATTGTCGTTGTGCGTGAAGAAGACCTTCACTGCGTCGCCCTTCCAGTCGCCGACGATCCACGCCGGCCGCCAGGGCGAACTGGTCTCGACGACATCCGGCTTCAGCCGGTCGAGCAGATCGGTGATCGGCGCCGCATCGTAGAAGATGCCATAGTTGCGATCGAAGATCAGCGGCGGCGCCTTGATCCAGTGGATCACGCCGCCGCCAGGCCGTTCCTCGATGCGATTCTCGCGCGCGGGCGCGACGACGATCAGTTCGTGGCCCATCTCGGCCAGGATCGTCATCTTGCGATCGAGATAGGTGCGAACCCCGCCGCCGGTGGGCGAGTAGAACTCGTTGACGTCGACGATCCGCACCGGGCGCTCCTCAGTCGTCCAGCGGCGAAAAGCCGCCGAGGCCGCGCAGATACTGAACTCGGATGTTTGCGACGGTAACGCCGCTGCCGACGTTCACGATCGCCTGCTCGACCTTGGGCCGGCTGCGGCCGAGCCGCTGATCGCTCACGAAGCCCGCACCGTCGCGCCAGAAATTGAACTTGTTCTTTCCATCGCGATCATGCGTGAAAAGCAGCGCATAGCGGCCGGGGCCGGGCACGCGGATGCACATCGCGATGTCGCCAGAAGCCGGCGTATCGGCCCAGACCCGGCGGAAGGTGCGGCCATCGCGGATCAGGTCGCGATCGTCGCGCAGAAAATCCTCTTCGGTGGCGGGATAAAGCTCGAGCTTCAGCCGGCCGGTGCGGTCGCGCAGGCCCGCGATATTGGCGCGGATCGCCGGTCCGCCGCCGGTGCAGGCCGCCGCGTCGCTCCCCAGGATCCGCTGCGCCGAGGCGGGCGCGGGCACCAGCATCGCCGCGGCGATCGCCGCCATAGCGAGTTTCGTGGTGGTCGTGATCATTGCTTCCTCATCAACGATTGAAGGCCGAAGCCGCCGATGAGCACCACATGCACCAACAGAGTTAGCGCTGCGGTGAACGCGAGCAGCTCGGACACCGCCTCTCCCTGCCCGATGAGGAGGATCGCGAAATTGGCGAAAAGGAGGTCCTTGTTGGGCACGAGCGGCAGGCGCGACACCAGCAGCCGCCCCGCGACGAGGAACAGCCAGACCAGCACCGACACGTCGGGCAGCGCGAAATACCAGGCGAAGGCCAGGAAGATCGTGCCCGAGACGATCCGCGCGCACTGGACGCCGAAGATCCACCAGAGCGTGGGCCGCGCAAGCGAGAAGACGCGCTTGGAGAAGATCACGAACGGCACGATCATCGCGACGAGCAGCGCGACCGAGCCGATCAGCATCCGCTGATCCCCCTGGGTCAGCAACTGCAGCCCGAAGGGCAGCGCAATGGCGACGATCGCCAGCGTGACGGCATGGCCCGCCATCGCCGAGAGGATTGCGACATCCTTCACCGCGCCGAACGGAGCGGCCACCATCTTCGTGCGCTGGCGGGCCCAGGCATAGAAATAGGCCTCGCCCGAATAGCCGATCAGCACTTCGTTTGAGATGCGCTTCTTGTGGAGCGCGATCATCCCCGAAGCGGGAATCCGCCACAGCTTGCGAAAGATCACGAAATCGAAGGTCGGCGGACCAAGATAGAAAAGCGCGAAGGAAATCCAGAAGAAGGGGCTGCGCGGGATCGTCCGCGAAAGGCCGGCAAGCCCCGAACCGAGCAGCTCATATGCGAGCGCCGCAACCATCAAGAGCGACAGCGCCGCCCCAAGGACCAGCGGCCAGCGGCGGCGGATGCGCTCGATGGGCTGGAGCCCCGCGAGGTCGGGAGTTTCCGGAAGCGCGGTTCCCGCCGCCAACGGTACATTCAACGAGGCATCCATGCCTGAGTCGTTCCTCGATCCGCCAAGCGGCGCGCGTGTTGTCGGAGGTATTCGTCGGTCCATTCCAGCGCCTTGACGACCCCCTTCAAGGCGCCCGTGCACGTCCGCGCTGCATTGCAGCGAATTACGGTTACATGAAGAGTGGATTTGGGCGCTAGAAAGGCACTTCGCAAGCCCATGCCCGATTCGCCCCCCCGCACAGCCGAACGTATCGCGACGATCGCCCAGACGCTGGAAGGCGGAGGAGTGGAACGCGCGATGCTGCGACTCGCGCGCGGATGGATCGATGCTGGACGCGAAGTGACGCTGATCGCCGGCCGCGCGACAGGCCCGCTCGCGGCCGAATTGCCGGACGGAATTCACATCGAGGAAATCGGCGATTCGCGCTATCGCACACTCTATGCGCTGCCGCGCTTCCTCGATCGGCTGCGTCCCGACCTGCTGTTCTGCCCCGGCAATCATTATACCAGCTTCGCCGCCTGGACGCGGCTGCGCATGGGCAGCGCCTGCCCACCGATCGTGGCGAAAGTTTCCAATGCACTGGTGCGATCCGAAATGCGGGGAATCGAGCGGAGGGGCTATCCCCATTGGCTGCGCCTCCACCCGCGTTTCATCGACCGGTTCGTCGCCATGTCGCCTGCGATGGCCGCGGAAACGGCGCGCGAGATGCGAGTCGATCCCGCGCGCGTCTCAGTGATCGCCAATCCGCCCGCGCGGGCGCTCGCCGAGGCTGCGCCCCTGATGCTGCCGGCAGGCCGCTATCTGCTCGGCGCCGGGCGGCTGGAGCCACAGAAGCGCTGGGATCGGCTGATCGAGGCGCTGCCGCGGCTGAAGCGGGACGACGTCTCGCTGCTGCTGCTTGGCGAGGGCAGCCTGCGGCGGGCACTCGAGGCGCAGGTGGCTGCGCTCGGCCTGCGCGATCGCGTGCACCTGCCCGGCCATGCCGCCGACCCGCTGCCGGCGATCGCCCGCGCGCAGGCAGTGGTGCTCACGTCCGACTATGAAGGCGTTCCGGGCGTGCTGCGCGAGGCGCTCGCGCTCGGAACGCCGGTGGTGACGACCGATTCGAGCGTTGCCATCGCCGAACTGGTGCCGACGCCCGGCCACGGCAGCATCGTGCCGCCCGGCGATGCCGAGGCGCTGGTCGCGGCGCTCGACCATTGGCTGGCGCCGGAACGGCAGCGACCCGAACCGCTCGCGCAGACCGGGCCGGATTCGGTCACAGCCTATCTGGCGCTGTTCGACGAACTGGTCGCTCAGCGCAGCCGATAGCGCAGGCCGATCCACAGCGTGCGCGGAGTCGCACGCTCCAGCACGTCGCTGATCCCGGTCTCGACCCGCTCGTCGAACAGATTCTCCGCGCGTCCCTCGATCAACAATGCATCCGTGATCGGCAGCGCCGCGACGGCATCGAGCGTCACGGCCTCGGCCAGCCGCTGGAGATTGCGATCATCCTCGTACTGGGGACCGATGTAGCGCAGCGTGAGCGAGCCGCCCGCGCGATCCCGCCACCAGCCCGCCGTCGCCGAGGCGCGGTGCCGCGCGGTCTGTGCCGGGCGCAGCCCGTCGAGCGGCGTCGCCGCGCCCGAGGCGTCCACGCGCGCATCGATGAAGGAATAGGAGGCGGAAACCAGCCAGTCGCCCGGCCGCCAGCGTGCGTCGAGCTCGACGCCCTGCGATTGGACGGCGTCGAGATTGCGCCGCTGGCTGTAGGTGCCCGCCGCCGACACGAAGCCGACTCCCGGAAAGCTGCCCGGCCCGCTGGCGAGCGTTACGTTTGCAACCGCATTTTCCAGCCGGCTCCAATAGCCGGTGAGCCGTAGCAGCACCGCTTCGCCCGGCGCCCAGTCGACCCCCGCCTCGGCGCCGGTCAGCCGCTCCGGCGCCAGATCGGCATTGGCGGCGAACGCATCGGCACCGACCCGATACGGGCGATAGAGTTCGTTGAGCGTCGGCAGCCGCCAGCCCCGATAGGCCGCGGCGCGCAGCGTGACTCCTTCGTGCACTTCATAGGCCGCTCCCAGCCGCCCGGTGGCTTCCCATCCCTCGCGCGGTGCGAAGCGCGCGTCGGTGAGCGGGGCGCCGCCCGCGAGCGGCTGTTCGATCAGTCGCCCCTCCCCGATCCGCCAATGATCGAGCCGCCCGCCCGCGTTGAGCGTGAGCGGCCCTGTCTCGTAGCTCGCATCGGCGAAGGCGCCGAGAGTGAGGCTGTTGCCGCCCGCCTCGCGCCGCCGGGCCGGATCGAGGCCAGTGAAGATATAGCGCTCCTGCGTCTCGCCCTCGACGCGCCGCGCATCGGCCCCGAGCCGCAGCGACAGCGCTTCGCCGACCGGCGGCGCGACTTCGAGCCGGGCGCCGAGGCCGGTGGAAGGCACATTATATTGCTGGAGCGCCGGGTTCGCCTCCGTCCGCGCATCATTGACGCTGGCGAAGCCGCTTTCGAGAACGCGGGTCTGGACATAGGCGAGCGCCGACCAGCCCCATGCGCCGCGTCCGACCACGCGCAAGCTGGCGTCGACGCCCTCGCTCTTCACATCGGTGAAATCGACGCCGCGGTCGCGGTGATCGACGAAGCCGGAGAGGTTCGCCTGAAGCTCGGTGTCGCCGCCGATGTCGGTGACGCCGCGCAACGCCAGGCTCGCCTGTTCATAGGGCGCGGTGCGGTCGACCGGCCCGCGATCCTCGGCGACGATCGGCGCGAAGCCGTCGCCGCGGGCATATTGCCCGGCGAGCGTGACGAAGCCGCGGCCCAGTTCGGCGGCACCGGTGCCGACCAGATCGATGCTGTCGCGGCTGCCGTAGGCGCCCCGCAGGTCGAGCGTGCCAAGTTCGCCCGGTCCGGCGCTGAACAATTCGACGGTCCCGGCGAGTGCGCCCGGCCCCGCATAGCCGCTGCCGCCGCCGCGCGTGACGCGGACTCGGCCCAGCCGCTCGGGCAGATAGGCGGGAAACGCCACCCAGCCGCCGAACGGATCGGCCTGGGGCACGCCGTCGAGCAGCAGCAGCGCGCGGCTGGAGGCATTGCCGCCCAGCCCGCGCAGCGTGATTCCCTGCGCCGTCGGGTGCGCCGAGCGCGAATCGGCGCGGCGGAACTGAGCGACGCCGGCGACATCCGCGAGCACATCCTCCAGCCGGCCGCTAGCCGTATTCGCCAGCCGCGCACGCTCCACTTCGGCGACGGCGTAGGCAGCCTCGCCGGGAGGTGCCTCGAGCCCTTTGCCGGTGACGGTGATGACCGGTTGAGCCTCCTGGGCGAGCGCAGGCGTGGCAACGAACAGCGCGGCGGTCGCCGCAGCGGCCTTGCGTGGCGTTCCCTTCATCAGTCCGGCTTCACGGCGTCGGGATGTGCGTCGGCGAAGGCAGGCAGCTCGGCTGCGGCGGCTTCCGCGCGCAACAGCTTGGGATAGCTGTCGAGCGGCGCCTCGAACCGACGTGCGTTGTAGAGCTGGGGTGTGAGGAACACGTCGGCGATGTCCGGCCGGTCGCCGCCGAGGAACGGTCCCTCGCCCGCCATCGCCTCGAGCGCGGCAAAGCCCTCGCCGATCCAGTGGTGGATCCATTCGGTGCGCCGCGGCTCACCGATCTCGAGCTCCTGGGTCAGCCAGCGCAGCACGCGCAGATTGTTGAGCGGATGGATGTCCATACCGATCACCATCGCGCGGGCGAGCGCCGCCGCACGGGCATCGGGCTCGGCGGGGATCAGGCGCGGCTCGGGATAACGCAGGTCGAGCCATTCGATGATCGCGAGCGACTGGGTGAGTATCAGCCCGTCATCCGTCTCAAGCGCCGGCACGAACCCCTGCGGATTGCGCTCGAGATGCTCGGGCGTGCGCTGCTCGCCGTTGAGCAGCGAAATCGCACGCCGCTCATGCACGATTCCCTTCAGATTGAGTGCGATCCGCACGCGATAGCTGGCGGAGGAACGATAGTAATCGTGCAGAATCATTGATGCAGTCCCTCCGGTCGATCACCCAACGGCGGCATCGGGCGGCGGTTCCTCCGGCGAAGCCACGATACGGCCGCCGCGACGTCCGCGTCGTCGCCCGCGCCGCCGCCGCGATTTCGCGGAAACCTGCGATTCGCGCTGCAGCGCCACCTTGATCATCGCCAGCATCGGATCGGCGAGCGCGAGGCCGAGAACGCCGAACAAGGTGCTGAACAGGATCTGGGAGGACAGAGTCAGCGCCGGGGGCAGGTCGACCGTGCGGCGGGCGACCATCGGGATCACGACATAGCCGTCGAAGGTCTGCACACCGAAATAGATGGCGATCGCCCAAAGGCCTTCGCTGGTGCCAGCCGAAAAGCCGACCGAGACCATCAGTACGCCGCTCACGAAGGCGCCGATGTTGGGAATGAACGCCAGGATACCGGTGATGATGCCGAGCAGCAGCGCCATCGGCACTCCGGCGAGCCACAGCAACAGCCAGGTGACCACGCCCTCGAACAGCATCCCCGCCAGCCGCCCGGCGAGCAGCCTGCGCATGTTGGTCGCCATCGCGGTGATGGTGATCGCGAACTCGTCGCGCTCGGCCACCGGCACCATCCATTGCAACCCGCGATCATAGATGCGCGGCTCCATCGCCACGAACAGTCCGATGATCATGATCATCAGCAAGGTCGCGCCCGCGCCCAGCAGCGAACCGACCGCCGAGGTAAGCCGTCCGATCGAGCCGAGCACCTGCTGCGCCAGTCCGGAGAAATCGGTGGGACTCTCCATCAGTCCGAGATCGACCGCCAGCCGCGCGATGCGATTCGATTGGGCCTCCAGAGTCGCGCGCAGCTGCTCCGCCTGCTCCACGATCTGCACGCCCATCGCATAGAAGGTACCGCCGATGAAGATCGTCACCAGCATCACGACGAGCGCGAGCCGGACCGGCCGGGGGAGCGGCGCGACTCGGCCGAGCAGCCGAACGCCGCCGTCGAGCATCGAAGCGAAGACGAGACCGCCGAAGATGATCAGCAGCGGATGGATCAGCAGGACGACCAGCCCGATCGCCACTGCAAGGCCGAACCACACCGATGCGCGCTTCAGCTCGGCCCGGATCACCGGGTCGCGCATCTCGTTCGGCCCCGGCTCCTGATAGACGGAAACGGAGTCGTCTTCCCTCATTGGCGCGGTGGTTCCGCGCGCGCCGGGTGGAGCGTCTGGCCGGCGCGCCCGGCACGGAACGATTCGAACCAGGTCAGCGGGTTCCAGCTCGCGGTGCCGTCGAGCGAAAAGGTGATGAATTCGGCACGGCCGCCGACATTCTCCCACGGCACGGGTCCGCCCAGACCGCTGTCGGCCAGCGCGTAGCGGCTATCAGCCGAATTGTCGCGATTGTCGCCCATCAGAAAGACATGGCCCTTGGGCACGCGGACCGGGCCGTAGTTATCGCCGGGGCTCAGGCCGATATCCACCGTGTCGTAGCTGCGCCCGTTGGGCAGCGTCTCGCGGAAGATCGGCAGCCGGCAATAATCGCGGCCGTCCGCGCCGGTGACGAGCAGCCCGCGATATTGACGCGGCTCGCAGCGGGTGTTCGCGTCGACCGGCACCATGCGGTCGCCCATCGCCGTGCGCGGCACTGCCCGGCCGTTCAGGATCACCGTGCCGCCGCGCACTTCGATCGTGTCGCCGGGCAGGCCGATCACGCGCTTGATATAGTCGGTGTCCTTCCCCGGCGGAGTCGCGATCACCACGTCGCCGCGCTCGGGCAGGCTGCCGAACAGCCGCCCGGGGATAAACGGAAGCAAATGAAAGGTCGGCGTGATGAACGAGAAACCATAGGGATATTTGGTCACGATCAACCGATCGCCGACGAGCAGCCCCGGCATCATGGATTCGGACGGAATGTAGAAGGGCTTGGCGATCAGGCTGTGGAAGCCGAGCACCGCGAGCACGAGCCAGAAGATGCCCTTCACCTCGGCCCACCAATCGGTGCCGCGGCGCGCTTCGGCATTTTCCCGGCTGTCGATCTCGTTCCGCTCCAACGCCAAATCGTCCGCGGCCATCCACTATCCTTCTTGCGCCAGCGCCTCGATCACCACCAGCGCCATCGCCCATGGATGGTCGTCCGTGAGCGTCAGATGTACGCGGGCGAGGTGGCCAGCGGGGACGAGCGCGTCA from Sphingosinithalassobacter sp. CS137 harbors:
- a CDS encoding DUF2334 domain-containing protein; translated protein: MTAERRLLASIHDVSPRFESQIDALVDRLSARLGGTRFAMLVVPDHWNRAPLAADRGFQARLRNWADAGVEMFVHGWSHLDDSSHANAADALRARHLTAGEGEFLGLDQGEALRRMRRGKALIEEVIGRPAAGFIAPAWLYSEGTRSALTEAGFALAEDHLRVWRPASGAVVAKGPVITWASRSRSRQLSSLAAAAVLRQAMRRAPIVRVAVHPGDTSVPRLLESIDRTLATLLRGRKPGRYEALAAS
- a CDS encoding glycosyltransferase, translated to MRIVDVNEFYSPTGGGVRTYLDRKMTILAEMGHELIVVAPARENRIEERPGGGVIHWIKAPPLIFDRNYGIFYDAAPITDLLDRLKPDVVETSSPWRPAWIVGDWKGDAVKVFFTHNDNIAAYPQRWLEGVASPRRVEEMFGFYSRYMGRFLAKFDAVVTNSETMRGRFERRGLPVDRAEPLGIDRGYFSPALRDEKLRAALLEQCGLPPEGHLLLGLGRHHPEKRWPMVIDAVEAAAATLPIGLVLIGDGVDRRAIERRTADSPHVRLFAPVYDRLRLARIMASCDALIHGNETETFGLVGSEALASGLALIVPDEGGCSEIADPLFAETYRACDARSAAEATRRLFTREPAILRAAARHAAGQVRTDTDHARDLVDYYATLVDAKRLGVAPPPQLAASAS
- a CDS encoding DUF2141 domain-containing protein; the protein is MITTTTKLAMAAIAAAMLVPAPASAQRILGSDAAACTGGGPAIRANIAGLRDRTGRLKLELYPATEEDFLRDDRDLIRDGRTFRRVWADTPASGDIAMCIRVPGPGRYALLFTHDRDGKNKFNFWRDGAGFVSDQRLGRSRPKVEQAIVNVGSGVTVANIRVQYLRGLGGFSPLDD
- a CDS encoding glycosyltransferase; this translates as MPDSPPRTAERIATIAQTLEGGGVERAMLRLARGWIDAGREVTLIAGRATGPLAAELPDGIHIEEIGDSRYRTLYALPRFLDRLRPDLLFCPGNHYTSFAAWTRLRMGSACPPIVAKVSNALVRSEMRGIERRGYPHWLRLHPRFIDRFVAMSPAMAAETAREMRVDPARVSVIANPPARALAEAAPLMLPAGRYLLGAGRLEPQKRWDRLIEALPRLKRDDVSLLLLGEGSLRRALEAQVAALGLRDRVHLPGHAADPLPAIARAQAVVLTSDYEGVPGVLREALALGTPVVTTDSSVAIAELVPTPGHGSIVPPGDAEALVAALDHWLAPERQRPEPLAQTGPDSVTAYLALFDELVAQRSR
- a CDS encoding TonB-dependent receptor, whose protein sequence is MKGTPRKAAAATAALFVATPALAQEAQPVITVTGKGLEAPPGEAAYAVAEVERARLANTASGRLEDVLADVAGVAQFRRADSRSAHPTAQGITLRGLGGNASSRALLLLDGVPQADPFGGWVAFPAYLPERLGRVRVTRGGGSGYAGPGALAGTVELFSAGPGELGTLDLRGAYGSRDSIDLVGTGAAELGRGFVTLAGQYARGDGFAPIVAEDRGPVDRTAPYEQASLALRGVTDIGGDTELQANLSGFVDHRDRGVDFTDVKSEGVDASLRVVGRGAWGWSALAYVQTRVLESGFASVNDARTEANPALQQYNVPSTGLGARLEVAPPVGEALSLRLGADARRVEGETQERYIFTGLDPARRREAGGNSLTLGAFADASYETGPLTLNAGGRLDHWRIGEGRLIEQPLAGGAPLTDARFAPREGWEATGRLGAAYEVHEGVTLRAAAYRGWRLPTLNELYRPYRVGADAFAANADLAPERLTGAEAGVDWAPGEAVLLRLTGYWSRLENAVANVTLASGPGSFPGVGFVSAAGTYSQRRNLDAVQSQGVELDARWRPGDWLVSASYSFIDARVDASGAATPLDGLRPAQTARHRASATAGWWRDRAGGSLTLRYIGPQYEDDRNLQRLAEAVTLDAVAALPITDALLIEGRAENLFDERVETGISDVLERATPRTLWIGLRYRLR
- the maiA gene encoding maleylacetoacetate isomerase, with product MILHDYYRSSASYRVRIALNLKGIVHERRAISLLNGEQRTPEHLERNPQGFVPALETDDGLILTQSLAIIEWLDLRYPEPRLIPAEPDARAAALARAMVIGMDIHPLNNLRVLRWLTQELEIGEPRRTEWIHHWIGEGFAALEAMAGEGPFLGGDRPDIADVFLTPQLYNARRFEAPLDSYPKLLRAEAAAAELPAFADAHPDAVKPD
- a CDS encoding AI-2E family transporter, whose protein sequence is MREDDSVSVYQEPGPNEMRDPVIRAELKRASVWFGLAVAIGLVVLLIHPLLIIFGGLVFASMLDGGVRLLGRVAPLPRPVRLALVVMLVTIFIGGTFYAMGVQIVEQAEQLRATLEAQSNRIARLAVDLGLMESPTDFSGLAQQVLGSIGRLTSAVGSLLGAGATLLMIMIIGLFVAMEPRIYDRGLQWMVPVAERDEFAITITAMATNMRRLLAGRLAGMLFEGVVTWLLLWLAGVPMALLLGIITGILAFIPNIGAFVSGVLMVSVGFSAGTSEGLWAIAIYFGVQTFDGYVVIPMVARRTVDLPPALTLSSQILFSTLFGVLGLALADPMLAMIKVALQRESQVSAKSRRRRGRRRGRRGGRIVASPEEPPPDAAVG
- the lepB gene encoding signal peptidase I, which translates into the protein MAADDLALERNEIDSRENAEARRGTDWWAEVKGIFWLVLAVLGFHSLIAKPFYIPSESMMPGLLVGDRLIVTKYPYGFSFITPTFHLLPFIPGRLFGSLPERGDVVIATPPGKDTDYIKRVIGLPGDTIEVRGGTVILNGRAVPRTAMGDRMVPVDANTRCEPRQYRGLLVTGADGRDYCRLPIFRETLPNGRSYDTVDIGLSPGDNYGPVRVPKGHVFLMGDNRDNSADSRYALADSGLGGPVPWENVGGRAEFITFSLDGTASWNPLTWFESFRAGRAGQTLHPARAEPPRQ